One window from the genome of Musa acuminata AAA Group cultivar baxijiao chromosome BXJ1-4, Cavendish_Baxijiao_AAA, whole genome shotgun sequence encodes:
- the LOC135661602 gene encoding uncharacterized protein LOC135661602: MSGDWLAVWRERKGGVLISGAMPFQMKVQPIDAKGSFRIDAAKPAAKSRLKRLFERQFPSVLRISSAEKPGDGREKEREDDGCEVEPSSVCLDKMVVSFMEDGGNERPQRSRCNCFNVNYDDSSDDDFDFRGSGDPPGAGDAAEFIEGLVLCASIAERNLLADASKIMEKAKNWNGKSECRRIVVDGLQSLGYDAAVCKSRWDKNPSFPAGEYEYLDVVVDGGERLLIDVDFRSEFEIARSTKSYRAVLQHLPSLFVGRSERLQQIVAAVSEAARQSLRKKGLHVPPWRKPEYMRSKWLSPYHRTSTAKPEVEPANDPRSTSATEPIPELERAVEAPGGGNSKAGEEGKAEAVAQPWQPPPARPRSGVRVVAGLAAVL; the protein is encoded by the exons ATGAGTGGTGATTGGCTTGCGGTTTGGAGGGAGAGAAAAGGTGGGGTTTTGATCTCCGGCGCGATGCCGTTCCAGATGAAGGTCCAGCCGATCGACGCGAAAGGATCGTTTAGGATCGACGCAGCGAAGCCCGCTGCCAAGTCCCGGCTGAAGCGACTCTTCGAGCGGCAGTTCCCGAGCGTGCTGCGGATCTCCTCGGCAGAGAAGCCCGGGGATGGgagggagaaggagagggaggacGACGGCTGCGAGGTGGAGCCGAGCTCCGTGTGCTTGGACAAGATGGTCGTCAGCTTCATGGAGGATGGGGGGAATGAGCGGCCGCAGCGGAGCCGATGCAACTGCTTTAATGTTAACTACGATGATAGCTCCGACGACGACTTCGATTTCCGTGGCAGCGGCGATCCTCCAGGCGCCGGCGACGCCGCCGAGTTCATCGAG GGTTTGGTTCTTTGCGCGAGCATCGCCGAAAGGAATCTTTTGGCCGATGCATCGAAGATCATGGAGAAGGCCAAGAATTGGAATGGTAAGAGCGAATGCCGGAGGATCGTGGTCGACGGACTGCAATCGCTGGGCTACGACGCTGCCGTCTGCAAGTCTCGGTGGGATAAAAATCCCTCCTTTCCCGCCG GGGAGTACGAGTACCTCGACGTGGTGGTCGACGGCGGGGAGCGCCTCCTTATCGACGTCGACTTCCGGTCGGAGTTCGAGATCGCCCGGTCCACCAAGTCGTACCGCGCGGTGCTCCAGCACCTGCCGTCGCTCTTCGTGGGCCGGAGCGAGCGGCTGCAGCAGATCGTCGCCGCCGTCTCGGAGGCGGCGCGGCAGAGCCTGAGGAAGAAGGGCCTCCACGTGCCGCCATGGCGGAAGCCCGAGTACATGCGGTCCAAGTGGCTCTCCCCCTACCACCGCACGTCCACCGCCAAGCCCGAGGTTGAACCAGCAAATGATCCCCGTTCGACCTCGGCCACGGAACCGATTCCCGAGCTCGAGAGGGCAGTGGAGGCACCGGGCGGCGGCAACTCCAAAGCGGGGGAGGAGGGTAAGGCCGAGGCTGTGGCGCAGCCGTGGCAGCCGCCGCCGGCGAGGCCGAGGTCAGGTGTCAGGGTCGTCGCCGGCTTAGCCGCTGTCCTCTGA